GTGGATGAAGCCAGATCACCGCGAGGCGCTCGCGGCTGATGCGCGCGCGGTCGTTGAATACACGCCCAAAGGTGTTATCGGCATCATGGGGCCGTGGAACGTGCCGTTCTATCTGATCATGATTCCGCTCGCCGGAGTCCTCGCAGCGGGAAACCGCGCGGTTATCAAACCGTCTGAATTCACGCCCATCGCGGCGGAGCTCATGCAACGGCTTGTCGCTCAGTATTTCTCAGAAGACGAAGTCACCGTGGTGCTCGGCGGCGCGACGGAAGGCGCGGAATTCGCCTCCGCTGCATTCGACCACATCATGTTCACCGGATCGACAAACGTCGGCAGGCACGTCATGCGTGCCGCATCAGCCAACCTCGTTCCCGTCACCCTCGAGCTCGGTGGTAAATGTCCGACCATCGTCACCGAGTCATTCAACATCGACCGCGCGGCCGAGCGCATCATGGCGGTCAAGGCGTACAACTCCGGTCAAATCTGTGTTGCGCCCGATCACGTTTACGTGCCCGAAAGCCGTAAACAGGAATTCATCAATGCGTGTCTGACAGCGACGAAAACGATGTACCCCGAAGGGATCGGCTCCCCGGACTACACGAGCATGATCAACAGCCATCACTACCAGCGGATGGCAGACATGGTTCAGGACGCGCGCGATAAGGGTGCCACGGTTATCGACGCCATCGCCTCCGAGGGGAAACGGCACGAGCGGCAATTTCCACTCACACTCGTGCTCGACCCCGGCGACGACGCGCAGGTAATGAACGAAGAGATCTTCGGGCCCATCTTGCCGATCTTCGGCTATACCGCTATCGATGACGTGCTCACCGCCATCG
This genomic stretch from Mycobacterium paraterrae harbors:
- a CDS encoding coniferyl aldehyde dehydrogenase; amino-acid sequence: MSEFSATLDRIIAVQRAALAKDGIPSEDVRIDRLARVAKLISENREEISDALSRDFGYRADTHTLIELSSTINAMTFSAKHVGEWMKPDHREALAADARAVVEYTPKGVIGIMGPWNVPFYLIMIPLAGVLAAGNRAVIKPSEFTPIAAELMQRLVAQYFSEDEVTVVLGGATEGAEFASAAFDHIMFTGSTNVGRHVMRAASANLVPVTLELGGKCPTIVTESFNIDRAAERIMAVKAYNSGQICVAPDHVYVPESRKQEFINACLTATKTMYPEGIGSPDYTSMINSHHYQRMADMVQDARDKGATVIDAIASEGKRHERQFPLTLVLDPGDDAQVMNEEIFGPILPIFGYTAIDDVLTAIATRDHPLGLFIFSDHDSEIRYILDHSVSGGVTVNDVMAHIYPDDLPFGGIGPSGMGRYHSKYGFEEFSNVRSVYYQTESEEQIAAVRAPYSSEVRQFWLTPFDA